The following are from one region of the Silene latifolia isolate original U9 population chromosome 9, ASM4854445v1, whole genome shotgun sequence genome:
- the LOC141600910 gene encoding uncharacterized protein LOC141600910: protein MSHYGEYIAHFHPEGMFDHCPCTIVDRKVEFNGKKSFKYFNMWGASEHFSASVDGVWKQSYRGTKMFNVVKKLKALKPVLKNLNKNCFSDIENSTNIAGTVLQQIQKKLVESPRDLDLIQQEYDLANELKDLTLARDSFLSQKAKIQWSISGDLNTSYFHQVMKKRVMLNKVMQIEDMNGNVCTTGDTIQKAFLDYYQNLLGSHTDTVAVEHYVVTRGPCCTAAHWNILDTPITVEEVKKSIFSIPKDKSPGPDGYTSQFYRDAWDIVGDEVCDAVRNFFDTGDVQSIMLLLRALSTFSASSGLRDNTSKSEVVFNGVAASLKLDIIQVSGFQEGSLPFKYLVFQRIRGIGARKLSYAGRLILINSVLNTLHNYWASIFLIPKGVISRIEMICRNFLWAGDAEYQRVPLVAWKKVCCSKKEGGLGVKDARVWNIATIDHVYMKGTDWNSYQPPPDSNWNWRNILDAGNTPPIPWYKDVWDGWATPKHSLIGWLIKHEALNTRAKLFSLGLCNTNRCVLCEKEEQGHVHLFGSCDYSSKVVVVLEDWLHINLSIVTVWMERNNCRVDLKLRRPDIVADEIKATVKARLIQVVTRPVLVGDKDFLVSLGLNM from the exons ATGAGTCATTATGGAGAGTACATAGCCCATTTCCATCCTGAGGGTATGTTTGATCACTGTCCATGCACAATTGTAGACAGGAAAGTTGAATTCAATGGGAAAAAATCCTTcaagtactttaatatgtggggagCTTCTGAGCATTTCAGTGCTAGTGTGGATGGTGTGTGGAAGCAGTCATATAGAGGGACTAAAATGTTTAATGTGGTGAAGAAATTGAAGGCTCTTAAACCTGTTCTTAAGAATTTAAATAAAAATTGTTTTTCTGATATTGAAAACAGTACTAACATTGCTGGTACTGTACTACAACAAATTCAAAAGAAGTTGGTTGAGTCTCCTAGGGATTTGGACCTGATTCAGCAAGAGTATGACCTGGCTAATGAACTCAAGGATCTTACTTTGGCCAGGGATAGCTTCCTTTCTCAGAAAGCAAAAATTCAGTGGTCAATTTCAGGGGACCTCAACACTTCCTATTTTCACCAAGTTATGAAGAAGAGAGTGATGCTGAATAAGGTAATGCAGATAGAAGATATGAATGGTAATGTTTGTACCACTGGTGATACTATACAAAAGGCTTTTCTAGATTATTATCAGAACTTGCTAGGCTCTCACACTGATACAGTGGCAGTCGAGCATTATGTAGTCACCAGGGGACCTTGCTGTACAGCAGCACACTGGAACATTTTAGACACTCCCATCACTGTTGAGGAGGTCAAGAAGAGCATTTTCAGTATACCTAAGGACAAATCACCAGGTCCAGATGGTTATACTAGCCAATTTTATAGAGATGCATGGGATATTGTgggtgatgaagtgtgtgatGCTGTTAGAAATTTTTTTGATACTG GGGATGTGCAATCTATTATGCTACTTCTTAGGGCTTTATCTACCTTCTCTGCCTCCTCTGGACTGAGGGATAATACTTCAAAATCTGAAGTTGTGTTCAATGGTGTAGCTGCTTCCCTCAAGTTGGATATTATTCAAGTCTCAGGTTTTCAGGAAGGCTCTTTGCCTTTCAAATACCTGGTATTCCAAAG AATCAGGGGAATTGGAGCTAGAAAGTTAAGCTATGCAGGCAGACTTATTCTTATTAACTCAGTTCTTAACACTTTGCATAATTACTGGGCCTCAATATTTCTGATTCCTAAAGGAGTTATCAGTAGGATTGAAATGATTTGCAGGAATTTCTTATGGGCTGGTGATGCTGAGTATCAAAGGGTTCCTCTTGTAGCATGGAAGAAAGTCTGCTGCAGCAAGAAGGAAGGTGGTTTAGGTGTGAAAGATGCTAGGGTGTGGAATATTGCAACA ATTGaccatgtgtatatgaaagggACAGATTGGAACAGTTATCAACCTCCTCCAGATTCAAACTGGAACTGGAGGAATATCT TGGatgcagggaacacaccccctatCCCCTGGTATAAGGATGTTTGGGATGGCTGGGCTACTCCTAAGCATTCTCTCATAGGCTGGCTTATCAAACATGAAGCATTGAACACAAGAGCTAAGCTGTTTTCTTTAGGCCTGTGTAATACTAACAGATGTGTTCTTTGTGAGAAGGAAGAACAAGGGCATGTCCATCTCTTTGGGAGCTGTGATTATAGCTCCAAGGTTGTTGTCGTGCTAGAGGATTGGTTACATATTAATTTGAGCATTGTCACTG TCTGGATGGAGAGAAACAATTGTCGTGTTGATCTTAAACTGAGAAGACCTGATATTGTTGCAGACGAGATAAAAGCTACAGTGAAGGCAAGGCTAATACAAGTTGTTACTCGGCCTGTTTTAGTAGGGGATAAGGATTTTCTTGTAAGCTTAGGACTTAATATGTGA
- the LOC141600911 gene encoding uncharacterized protein LOC141600911: protein MYSFGFWNVRGLNDLNKQKIVKWFMHNNGVGLFGLLETKLKPSNLLNKATTICDGWSISTNCSWHKGGRIWLLWNPTCFDVQFLNYGSQYIHMLVQSKVDNKKFLLTVIYAFNDLMERTILWKFLKETASTCTMPWLWVGDFNTVLSPIERLGGNTTDAEMEHFQECVSLCEMEDIKATGALFTWSNKQAPTDRVYSILDRAMGNP, encoded by the coding sequence ATGTATAGCTTTGGATTTTGGAATGTCAGGGGTCTCAATGACCTGAATAAACAGAAGATTGTTAAGTGGTTCATGCATAATAATGGTGTAGGTCTTTTTGGTTTATTAGAAACTAAACTTAAACCTAGTAATTTACTGAATAAGGCAACTACAATTTGTGATGGCTGGAGCATATCGACCAACTGTAGTTGGCATAAAGGGGGTAGGATTTGGTTGCTCTGGAATCCTACTTGTTTTGATGTGCAATTTCTGAACTATGGCTCTCAGTATATCCATATGTTGGTTCAATCCAAAGTGGATAACAAGAAATTTCTACTGACTGtgatttatgcttttaatgaCCTGATGGAGAGAACTATTCTTTGGAAGTTTCTGAAAGAAACAGCTTCTACTTGCACTATGCCTTGGTTGTGGGTAGGAGATTTTAATACTGTTTTATCTCCAATTGAAAGATTAGGGGGTAACACTACAGATGCAGAGATGGAACACTTCCAGGAATGTGTCTCTTTATGTGAAATGGAGGATATTAAGGCTACTGGGGCATTGTTTACCTGGTCTAACAAGCAAGCACCTACTGACAGAGTTTATAGTATACTGGATAGGGCAATGGGAAATCCTTAA